One part of the Laspinema palackyanum D2c genome encodes these proteins:
- a CDS encoding PAS domain S-box protein, with the protein MRVAQTSLKIRKSLNLDEILATTVEEMRQILQCHRVLVYQFAPTMEGTVVAESVESGYPAILGIEVRDSCFQARGGNYFLERRKQANPDIRQAGLSPCHQELLEGFQVRANLVVPIVIGGDSPHPHVWGLLIAHHCHEPRPWEASEIDLLNKISVHIAIAIHQAQLYQDTQIELAERHRVEAALRSSERLYATLAEASPVGIFRTDPTGKCIYLNDRACEMLGLSRQAALGEGWFQAVHPQDQDRVNAEWNKSAQFHSPFACEYRFCRPNGEVSWVFGQTLAEIGPDGEVTGYIGTVTDISDRKQAEQALTTLNAELEARVSKRTEQLEQTVQQLQGEIQQRQQAEQELLLVKERLQYLLWASPTIIYSCQVTAPNILTFISYNVFQILGYEPKQFLNNSQFWWDCIHPEDVEKVATAFSASSPSQNPSMEYRMRHADGRYHWVQDDFRVVRNAQGQALEIVGSCVDISDRKWAESELKESEAQLSDFFESANDLIQTVDPDGKILYVNRAWRETLGYSPEDLQHLSMSDIIHPHCNPRYHQLLSTLTGDCTQTVTFELKALKSNGKSVFLEGRLSLRIEGNHSLIHGVFRDITRRKIDELKLRKQTEVLQTIFDNIPIMLVFFDAEGQIQLLNSALEKTLGWSLAQAQAEDTFVECYPDPEQRQKVLDAIEAGTGEWIEVRARTRQGREIEAAWANIRLSDGSGIGIGQDITERKRSEAALRDSEKLFRSTFNGATIGLVHTNLTGQFLRVNQKYCEILGYSQEELLLKSWRDITHPDDVEKNVQCMNPLIKGQVRECSFEKRYYRQDGSMIWASLTVSLVRKPSGEPDYFIAAVEDITDRKKAEAEKEKRDRYLTALVQIQHQLLNSSVDTDLYEMILSILGPVCGASRVYMFENYRDPQGRLVTSQKAEWCAEGIESQLDNPNLQNCPYNEFFTRLPNTLGKGEIIEGIVSNFSESERLVLEPQGIESILLLPLMVNGEFFGFIGFDNGIEAQPWDPLEVSLLSSAAAAIALAKERQITQSALARQLAAVEAATDGIGILNENNEYIYLNSAHANIFGYDDPKELLGKTWKELYHPEEIQQIEQEVFPVLGASGQWSGETLAKRRDGTTFPEEISLTFIAGGGLICVARDITTRKQSEEQIKASLHEKEVLLKEIHHRVKNNLQIIHSLLKLQSSYTKDPQALQMFRDSQNRIRSMALIHELLYRSNNLGSINFSEYINQLTTNLLRAYNITAHSRPQIFINVEPIQLGIDTAIPCGLTINELITNAFKYAFVDGLSGTISIDFHKDESDTYELKISDNGVGLPPDLDFRNTESLGLKLVCNLTRQLDGEITLDRSHGSCFTIRFKELTYQPRG; encoded by the coding sequence GTGCGTGTTGCACAAACCTCCCTAAAAATTCGCAAATCCCTCAATCTCGATGAGATTCTTGCCACCACGGTAGAAGAGATGCGTCAGATTCTCCAGTGCCATCGGGTTCTGGTGTACCAGTTTGCGCCGACGATGGAGGGGACTGTCGTGGCAGAATCGGTGGAGTCAGGGTATCCGGCGATTTTGGGCATCGAGGTTCGGGATAGCTGCTTTCAGGCAAGGGGGGGCAACTACTTTCTGGAGAGACGGAAGCAGGCGAATCCTGATATCCGCCAAGCTGGATTAAGCCCTTGTCATCAGGAGCTATTGGAAGGCTTCCAGGTACGAGCCAATCTCGTGGTCCCGATCGTCATTGGGGGAGACTCCCCTCACCCCCATGTTTGGGGCTTGCTGATTGCCCATCACTGCCATGAACCGCGACCCTGGGAAGCATCAGAAATTGATTTATTAAATAAAATCTCGGTCCATATTGCGATCGCCATCCACCAAGCCCAACTTTACCAAGATACTCAAATTGAACTGGCGGAACGTCACCGGGTAGAAGCGGCCCTGCGTTCCAGCGAACGGTTATATGCCACCCTAGCGGAAGCCTCTCCCGTGGGCATTTTTCGCACGGATCCGACAGGAAAATGTATTTACCTCAACGATCGCGCTTGTGAAATGCTGGGGTTATCTCGACAAGCTGCCCTCGGCGAGGGGTGGTTCCAAGCTGTGCATCCCCAGGACCAAGATCGGGTGAACGCGGAATGGAACAAAAGCGCCCAATTCCACAGCCCCTTTGCCTGCGAATATCGCTTTTGCCGTCCCAATGGGGAGGTGAGTTGGGTTTTTGGTCAAACCCTGGCTGAAATTGGCCCCGATGGAGAAGTGACGGGCTACATCGGGACGGTTACGGATATCAGCGATCGCAAACAAGCCGAACAAGCCCTAACCACCTTAAATGCCGAACTCGAAGCCAGAGTTTCTAAGCGAACTGAGCAATTAGAACAAACCGTTCAACAATTACAGGGAGAAATCCAGCAACGACAGCAGGCAGAACAAGAACTGCTCCTGGTCAAAGAACGTTTACAATATTTACTCTGGGCCAGCCCTACGATTATTTATAGCTGTCAAGTAACCGCACCCAACATCCTCACCTTTATCAGCTATAACGTCTTCCAGATTTTAGGATATGAACCCAAACAATTCCTAAACAATTCACAATTTTGGTGGGATTGCATTCATCCAGAAGATGTGGAGAAGGTCGCTACTGCATTCTCCGCAAGCAGCCCTAGTCAAAACCCGAGCATGGAATACCGAATGCGCCATGCCGATGGCCGCTATCACTGGGTGCAGGATGATTTTCGGGTTGTCCGAAATGCCCAAGGTCAAGCCCTAGAAATTGTCGGGTCTTGTGTTGATATTAGCGATCGCAAATGGGCCGAGAGTGAACTGAAAGAAAGCGAAGCCCAACTCAGTGACTTTTTCGAGAGTGCCAACGATTTGATTCAAACCGTTGACCCTGATGGAAAAATTCTGTACGTCAATCGCGCTTGGCGTGAAACCCTCGGCTACAGCCCAGAAGACCTCCAGCACCTCTCCATGTCGGACATCATTCATCCCCACTGCAACCCGCGCTATCATCAACTCTTAAGTACCCTCACCGGAGACTGCACTCAAACTGTTACCTTTGAACTGAAAGCCCTCAAAAGCAACGGTAAATCCGTCTTTTTAGAAGGAAGACTCTCCTTGAGAATCGAGGGAAATCACTCCCTAATTCACGGAGTGTTTCGAGATATCACCAGGCGAAAAATTGATGAATTAAAGCTCAGAAAACAAACGGAAGTTTTACAAACGATTTTTGATAATATTCCGATCATGCTGGTATTTTTTGATGCTGAAGGTCAAATTCAGCTTCTCAATAGCGCCCTAGAAAAAACCCTGGGTTGGTCCTTGGCGCAAGCGCAAGCAGAAGATACCTTTGTGGAGTGCTATCCCGACCCGGAACAACGCCAAAAGGTCCTCGATGCCATAGAGGCAGGGACGGGAGAGTGGATTGAGGTTAGAGCTCGAACCCGCCAGGGGAGAGAGATAGAAGCGGCTTGGGCGAATATCCGACTCTCCGATGGCAGTGGGATTGGCATCGGACAGGATATCACCGAACGGAAGCGATCGGAAGCAGCCTTGCGCGACAGTGAGAAGTTATTCCGTTCTACCTTTAATGGGGCCACCATCGGACTGGTTCATACCAATCTCACGGGTCAGTTTCTGCGAGTCAACCAAAAATACTGTGAAATTCTCGGCTATTCTCAGGAAGAATTGCTGCTGAAAAGTTGGAGAGATATTACCCATCCCGATGATGTGGAAAAGAATGTTCAGTGTATGAATCCCCTGATCAAGGGACAGGTGCGCGAGTGTTCGTTTGAGAAACGGTATTATCGGCAGGATGGGTCCATGATTTGGGCATCCCTGACGGTATCCCTGGTGCGTAAACCTTCGGGAGAACCGGACTATTTTATTGCTGCGGTGGAAGATATTACCGATCGCAAAAAAGCGGAAGCTGAAAAAGAAAAACGCGATCGCTATCTGACGGCATTAGTCCAAATTCAGCATCAATTATTAAATTCCTCGGTTGATACGGACCTCTACGAGATGATTCTGAGTATTCTGGGACCCGTCTGCGGTGCCAGTCGCGTCTATATGTTTGAAAATTACCGCGATCCCCAAGGGCGTTTAGTCACCAGTCAAAAAGCGGAATGGTGCGCCGAGGGCATTGAATCCCAACTGGACAATCCCAACTTGCAAAACTGCCCCTACAATGAATTTTTCACGAGACTACCCAATACCCTGGGGAAAGGGGAAATCATTGAAGGCATTGTCTCTAATTTTTCCGAGTCCGAACGTTTAGTTTTAGAACCCCAAGGAATTGAATCAATTCTGTTGTTACCCTTGATGGTCAATGGGGAATTTTTCGGCTTTATCGGCTTTGATAATGGCATTGAAGCCCAACCTTGGGACCCGTTAGAAGTCAGTTTATTAAGTTCCGCAGCAGCGGCGATCGCCCTGGCAAAAGAACGTCAAATCACCCAATCCGCCCTCGCCCGTCAGTTGGCAGCTGTAGAAGCGGCGACCGATGGCATCGGCATTCTCAATGAAAACAACGAATACATTTATTTGAATTCCGCTCACGCGAACATCTTTGGATATGATGACCCCAAAGAGTTGCTAGGTAAAACCTGGAAAGAGTTATACCATCCTGAAGAGATTCAACAAATAGAACAGGAAGTTTTTCCAGTGCTGGGGGCATCGGGACAATGGAGTGGGGAAACCTTGGCTAAAAGAAGAGACGGCACCACCTTTCCTGAAGAAATTTCTCTCACCTTTATTGCGGGAGGGGGATTAATTTGTGTGGCGCGGGATATTACCACTCGTAAACAATCCGAGGAACAAATTAAAGCCTCCCTCCATGAAAAAGAGGTATTGCTTAAAGAAATTCACCATCGGGTCAAAAATAACCTGCAAATCATTCACAGTTTATTGAAGCTGCAATCCAGCTACACGAAAGACCCCCAAGCTCTGCAAATGTTCCGGGATAGCCAAAATCGGATCCGGTCGATGGCTTTGATTCACGAACTGTTATATCGCTCCAATAACTTAGGCAGCATTAACTTTTCGGAATACATCAATCAGTTAACCACGAATTTATTGCGAGCCTATAATATCACCGCTCATTCCCGGCCCCAAATTTTCATTAATGTAGAGCCTATTCAATTGGGAATCGATACAGCGATTCCCTGTGGATTAACGATTAATGAATTGATTACCAATGCCTTCAAATATGCCTTTGTTGATGGTTTGTCCGGGACAATTAGCATTGATTTTCATAAAGATGAATCGGACACTTACGAACTGAAAATTTCCGATAATGGGGTCGGACTTCCTCCGGACTTGGATTTCCGAAATACTGAATCCCTAGGGTTGAAATTAGTCTGTAACCTCACCCGACAACTGGATGGAGAAATTACCCTCGATCGCAGTCACGGAAGCTGCTTCACGATTCGATTTAAGGAATTAACTTACCAACCTAGAGGATAA
- a CDS encoding hybrid sensor histidine kinase/response regulator: MITVLVVEDEIITAIDIQSSLENLGYHVPPIASTGKEALDRAEKFQPDIILMDIVLKGEIDGIETANLIRDRQQIPIIFLTAYSDDATLARAGISEPFGYLLKPFDDRELHTTIQMALKRYQAESKIRQERDTAAQLQREAENLVELNSRYIAMTSHEFRTPMTTIQSSSELLEHYSHKWSEEKKLSHLKRIQSSIKSMTNLLDEVLTIGKADAGKLEFNPINLDVVTLAKELVEELHLTTDKPRINLQAFGEIDQATVDPKLMRHILTNLLSNALKYSPAGGTVEFTVTGQGEYLILSVQDSGIGIPESDLIHLFESFQRASNVGSLPGTGLGLAIVKKCVDRHHGTITVNSRVGVGTTFTVTLPMHSPVTSTIPVI, encoded by the coding sequence ATGATTACAGTTTTAGTCGTGGAAGATGAAATTATTACGGCGATCGATATTCAAAGTAGTTTAGAAAACTTAGGGTATCACGTTCCCCCCATCGCTTCTACGGGCAAAGAAGCCTTAGACCGGGCTGAAAAATTTCAGCCGGATATTATCCTCATGGATATCGTTCTCAAAGGAGAAATCGATGGTATCGAAACGGCTAATCTAATTCGCGATCGCCAGCAAATTCCGATTATTTTCCTGACCGCTTATTCTGATGATGCCACTTTAGCCCGGGCCGGAATTAGTGAACCCTTTGGCTACTTACTCAAACCCTTTGACGATCGGGAACTCCATACCACCATTCAAATGGCTCTCAAGCGCTATCAGGCGGAATCAAAAATCCGGCAAGAGCGCGATACCGCCGCCCAACTCCAACGAGAAGCCGAAAATTTGGTAGAATTGAATTCTCGCTATATTGCCATGACTTCCCACGAATTCCGCACCCCGATGACAACGATTCAATCCTCATCGGAATTGCTGGAACATTACAGTCATAAATGGTCCGAAGAGAAAAAACTCAGCCATCTCAAGCGGATTCAATCTTCAATTAAGAGTATGACCAACCTCTTAGATGAAGTATTGACCATTGGCAAGGCGGACGCCGGTAAACTAGAGTTTAATCCTATTAACTTAGATGTGGTCACGTTAGCTAAAGAACTGGTGGAAGAACTGCATTTAACCACGGATAAACCTCGGATCAATTTGCAAGCCTTCGGGGAGATTGACCAGGCCACTGTAGACCCCAAATTGATGCGTCACATCTTGACAAATCTCCTATCCAATGCTTTAAAATATTCCCCGGCTGGGGGAACGGTGGAGTTTACCGTGACAGGTCAAGGGGAATACCTGATTCTATCGGTGCAAGATTCAGGAATTGGGATTCCCGAATCGGATTTAATCCATCTGTTTGAATCTTTTCAACGGGCAAGCAATGTCGGCAGTCTTCCCGGGACGGGTTTGGGATTGGCGATCGTCAAAAAGTGTGTCGATCGCCATCATGGAACCATTACAGTTAACAGTCGCGTAGGAGTCGGCACCACGTTCACCGTCACCTTACCGATGCATTCCCCCGTTACTTCCACCATCCCGGTGATTTAA
- a CDS encoding Ycf34 family protein, translating into MCICVNCHYVDRCLTYNAVEYQHQQPHLTETPDFEPLEPTINVNIRNTPDAIEMEWDVVGCESFKEEMGKWARLRPGELVPT; encoded by the coding sequence ATGTGTATTTGCGTAAACTGCCACTATGTCGATCGCTGCTTAACCTATAACGCAGTGGAATATCAACATCAACAGCCCCATTTAACTGAAACCCCCGATTTTGAACCCCTAGAACCCACCATTAACGTGAATATCCGCAATACCCCGGATGCCATTGAGATGGAATGGGATGTGGTCGGTTGTGAAAGTTTTAAAGAAGAAATGGGCAAATGGGCGCGATTACGTCCAGGGGAATTAGTTCCCACCTAG
- a CDS encoding CCA tRNA nucleotidyltransferase, whose protein sequence is MKQGESIRTLGPETWPFSLEMLPNDAYLVGGSVRDALLERQSPYLDLDFVLPGYAIKIAKQIADRYKAGFVVLDDERKIARVVFPNATVDFAKQEGMTLETDLQRRDFTINAIAYHPTTGQIVDPLKGQEDLQTRTIRMISPTNLASDPLRLLRGYRQAAQLGFTLEPQTQAAIRQLAPLLRQVAAERVSTELWYLLNCRGGSRHLVAAWEDGLLRYWLPDAAKDSLTILTRIDEAAMQLGEKWPQLAEELAADLHATLRISGYLEIAKLVCLLPFEPGLAQGQLMRLKLSRVEIKAAIQVIKSWQLIQQQPELTEWTVRSHYFLFRQVGSLFPSLAAIALASGISLEALGNAVERYLDPEDLAAHPKVLITGTDLISELGIPAGPQIKEILNQIQLATVEGEISTREEAMALADKIRGSIG, encoded by the coding sequence ATGAAACAAGGCGAATCTATTCGTACTCTGGGTCCCGAAACTTGGCCGTTTAGCTTGGAAATGCTGCCTAATGATGCCTATCTCGTCGGGGGTTCGGTCCGAGATGCCTTGCTGGAACGGCAGTCCCCCTATTTGGATTTAGATTTTGTCTTACCGGGTTATGCGATTAAAATTGCCAAGCAGATTGCCGATCGCTATAAAGCCGGGTTTGTGGTCCTGGATGATGAACGCAAAATCGCCCGGGTGGTGTTTCCCAATGCCACGGTGGATTTTGCCAAGCAGGAGGGGATGACCCTAGAAACCGATTTGCAACGCCGGGATTTTACGATTAATGCGATCGCCTACCATCCTACAACGGGTCAGATTGTAGACCCTCTGAAGGGACAGGAAGACTTACAAACCCGCACAATCCGGATGATTTCCCCCACGAATCTCGCGTCGGACCCCCTGCGTCTGTTACGCGGTTATCGGCAGGCGGCGCAATTGGGGTTTACCCTAGAACCTCAAACCCAAGCGGCAATCCGACAATTAGCGCCTTTGTTGCGGCAGGTGGCAGCGGAACGGGTGAGTACGGAGTTATGGTATCTGCTGAATTGCCGGGGAGGAAGTCGTCATCTGGTGGCAGCGTGGGAGGATGGTTTGTTGCGCTATTGGTTGCCCGATGCCGCGAAAGATTCCTTAACTATTTTAACCCGGATTGATGAGGCAGCGATGCAATTGGGGGAAAAATGGCCGCAGTTGGCGGAAGAATTGGCGGCGGATTTGCACGCTACTTTGAGGATTTCTGGATATTTAGAAATTGCCAAATTAGTCTGTTTGTTACCGTTTGAACCGGGTTTAGCACAAGGGCAATTAATGCGCTTAAAGTTGAGTCGGGTGGAAATTAAAGCCGCGATTCAGGTGATAAAAAGTTGGCAGTTAATCCAACAGCAACCGGAGTTGACAGAATGGACGGTGCGATCGCATTATTTTCTATTTCGTCAGGTGGGGTCGTTGTTTCCGTCCTTAGCAGCGATCGCCCTTGCCTCGGGAATTTCTCTGGAGGCCCTAGGCAATGCCGTTGAGCGCTATTTGGACCCGGAAGACTTGGCAGCACATCCCAAAGTTCTGATTACTGGGACCGATTTAATCAGCGAATTAGGGATTCCTGCGGGTCCGCAAATTAAGGAAATTTTAAATCAAATTCAGTTGGCAACGGTGGAGGGAGAGATTTCTACAAGGGAGGAGGCAATGGCATTAGCTGATAAAATCCGAGGATCTATTGGATGA